The sequence CGCCCGGGGGTGAGGGCGGCGAGGGGAAGCGGCTGACCGCCCCGGCAGGGCCGCAGGGACGAAGGCAGGGCGTGGGCACAGGTGACACCGTCTCGGGGGGAGCCGAGACCGTGCGGGCTGGGGGGGCCGCGGGCCCGCCCCGGGCAGAAAGAGCACTTCGAGAGGGCGAGGCGGGAGACGAGAAAGGGCTGCCagtgagggaggggacaggggcccGCAGACCTCCACCATCTGCGGGGACACTCCAGGCCCGGTCGGACAGGACAAGATGAGCGGGGGactcaggtcacacagcagggTCCCCGGCCGCCACCACACCCACCGCAATTCACTCAGGAGAGGGTTCAGCAGGCGCTCTGGCCGGGCCGCCCGGGCCCGCGCCGGGGCCTCGAGGGCCGGAGAGCGAGACGGAGGGCACAGTGCGCGGGAAACCGCCGAGGGGCGACACCTGGGTGGGGCGGCGGCCGCGGGTCCGGGCCCCGGAGATTTCCGCAGCGAGGAGGCTGCGGGGGGCCCGGCCCGCGGACGCGCCGTTCCCACGTGGCACTGTGGCTCGGCGGCGGGCGTGGGGACCGGTCACAGGTCACTGTGGCCCTCCCCCGCACGCCTCTGGGACTGGCAAGGTAGACAGGTCGACACCAGGGGAGTCAAGGACACACGCGAGACCTAGGCTAGGCGAGGCGGGCAGGGCAGTGTGAgtgagagtggggggagggaggcaggggcgcaGGCAGGCAGGGACGCAGGCGGCAGGCAGCCTGGCGGCGATCCGAGAGGGGCGCTGGACTCCAGAGCCCGTGGCCGAGGCGCGGCCGCGGGCGGTGACGGAGCGGGGATCGGTGCCTCCGCGTTCGGATCCGAGACCAGGTGAGCGTccggccagccccgcccccgcccgtgggctctgcccgccccaccccccgtgACCCTGGCCGCTGTCCCCAGCCAGGTCTCTGGTGGCGGTGACGTGCGTGCCAGCCCGCGAAGGCCGGGCGCCAGGAGGTGCTCAGAGCGACATGACATGGTCCGGTGTGACGGCGAGGACGGCAGAGTCGCCCGGCCTTCCTCGTGAGTGCGGGGGCAGGGCGTGGTCCCCAGGCCGGTGGGCCGGCGGGGACGGCCACCTCGCGCCTGACCCGTCTTCTCCCCACAGGACATCTCGGCTGGAACCGCGGGCAGCAGAGCGCCCGGCAGGTCTCTGTCCCTCGGCTTTCCGGAAGGAGTCGGCACACCCTTTGCTCTCTGGACCTCTAGAATCCTCAAGATGACAAGGTGACAGCCCCGGGTCCCAGGGGacacggggctgggggcggggggcgtggggcggggccaggaccCCGCTCACGCTGCCCCTCCCGCCCACAGAGATGGTGCTGCCCAGCTCACGCCTGGGCCTTGGACCCCGGACTTCTTCAAGTCCCTCTAGCTCTGACTCAAGAATATGCTGCACATCGAACCACCACACCACCCCACTCAGGAATCGGCTCCAGAAGGTGGGCGTGGGAGCCCCCTCTGgaagctgccccgcccccccgcccaccgCCCGGGCCTCGGCCCCGCCCACACGTCCCCCCACTGTCTCCGCAGGTTTCGCCGACGGACCGAGATCGCGCCCAGCACCACCGGAAGGGAGCCGCTCCCGCGGCAGCacccgccccgccgccgccgcccccgcagACGCTGGAGACCACCGCCAGCACGCCCCCATCACcaccgccctccctccccccctcctccttttccgaCTTTTCTCTCGTCTTCTCtcgtttcttccttttctcttctgtccttTGCTCAGCGGGCTCGAGCCCCCGGGGCTCcgttccccctgccccccaactcaATTTGCACTATAAGTCGTTTGCACTGGTTGGGGCCCCGGACACGGCCTTGCACCCCTGAGCGTGTGCGTGACACGACTGCCGAGCGTGCCCGGCCCCTGCGGCCGGGGCCGCCCCCGCGAGCCCCCGCCACCCATCCTCGGGGGCGACCGGGGGCGGTCGAGTGTGtggggccctgcccgccccccgcctgGTCTGGGAGCTCCGAACACCGGGAGCACCTCCAGCATTGTGCTGGCCATCTTGCGTGTGTCCCTCCTCACCGGGGCTTCACCAGAGGCCCTGGACTCATCAATAAATTCCGTTACAGCACTCCGGGTCTCCGCTCGTTCTTGGGGGGCTCCTCGGACacggggacggggtgggggacATGAAGAACacagggggacaggggagggcaggggggacaTGGGGGAAGAAACCCGACCGTCACTGGGTGGGGCGGGCAGTGCAGGGTCCATGACTGTGGTGGGGCTGTGGGCCGGGGTCTCTGCAGCGAGGGGTGGGGCTCCCCCACTCAACCACGAGAGGGTCCCCTCAGTCCTGCCACACGGACCACCCCCTGGATGACACCCCAGGCCCTCCTGGTCCTTGCCACACACCCCAAGGGCCTGCTCTGGGGGAGCAGGCTTGATGGAGGTTGGGGGGCACTCTTGGCCTGGGTGGGCAGTGTGCCTGGGCCCCGCCACCCCCTCAGCAGACCTATGAGCCCCAAGCCCAAGGGGACAGGGGGATGTTCCTTCCCACACGACCCCCACCGCCCTGGCGCTGTGGTgaacgtgggggggggggggcggtgcaggggTTCTGCTCAGCtccggggaggagggagagctcGATAATAGCCAGGTGACAGCTCAGCagaagggggcggggagcaggaaggggggaaggggtgcCGCTGAGCAGAGAGAGCCGCGGgaactggggggcggggagcggggggaCTGAgtggaggaggtgaggggtgccagaaggggtgTGGGTCTTGCCTTGGAGGAGGCCCCAAGACTTTGGGGTGTGAGTGAGGCCCCCACCCTGGTTGGCGGTTGGGCGGCTGGGCCAGGGGCCTGCAGACGGGGCGCGGGCTCTGCCTCGGAGCTCcgggccccccgccccggccccccccaccccctccagcgg is a genomic window of Phyllostomus discolor isolate MPI-MPIP mPhyDis1 chromosome 6, mPhyDis1.pri.v3, whole genome shotgun sequence containing:
- the LOC118501460 gene encoding proline-rich protein 2-like, with product MTRSRFSEGDPPHGAPGTALSNTGGLRVSSPLFGRPPPPRIPDPSGAESLRDVAAGGQGEPERGSSPGPGPWSSWQPRAELESDLPGQEEAPGGEGGEGKRLTAPAGPQGRRQGVGTGDTVSGGAETVRAGGAAGPPRAERALREGEAGDEKGLPNPQDDKRWCCPAHAWALDPGLLQVPLALTQEYAAHRTTTPPHSGIGSRRFRRRTEIAPSTTGREPLPRQHPPRRRRPRRRWRPPPARPHHHRPPSPPPPFPTFLSSSLVSSFSLLSFAQRARAPGAPFPLPPNSICTISRLHWLGPRTRPCTPERVRDTTAERARPLRPGPPPRAPATHPRGRPGAVECVGPCPPPAWSGSSEHREHLQHCAGHLACVPPHRGFTRGPGLINKFRYSTPGLRSFLGGSSDTGTGWGT